Proteins encoded by one window of Anopheles maculipalpis chromosome 2RL, idAnoMacuDA_375_x, whole genome shotgun sequence:
- the LOC126559775 gene encoding nuclear RNA export factor 1, with the protein MPKNFRNGNTRGRGGRYNGGDRFYDAAEIVNRGHDDRTERGGDWNDRNDRNRNDRNMTNVQRRVSFKPFNGGRGKGRITENQMRAHFNEEDEAMSGDTFDSGNMHGRPNNRFINRQRRSGSPIPRGVSNGGNLSKKLFKQTNSYWYEVKIPYGHKYEKDFILRSIQQQLSPMVFIPLYYKTTEFAASFFVEGFQVASAILQASRTIECPDGRRLTLNVRSSQPPVQMNEQLKSRMKQAMVKRYNPHTKALDLQRFHADPDLSDIFCALARAQIMLTAIDIIAEHIPELQALNLNDNRLYMLEHMKSMANKLPHLKILHLAKNRIPYLSTLDSLKNLKLVELNLEDNPLRKQYDDNTAYISEVRKRFPKVLKLDNIDLPPPISFDIPEDDMKLPDAKASFLCDAGGSDIVRQFLEQYFAIYDSDNRQPLLEAYHEHAMFSHTVNSFNQQKMSVYLSGTRNIKHKTDLDSRCRLLKQGRLPVVTHLSSLPLTKHDLMTFAVDLTLFTPHMLQLTVNGVFKERKANGNAELMRSFQRTFVIVPSNGGFCIRNEMLHISVATRLQEDKCFKPVNSPVMTQPITPAPTVSTIAAPSMVPDDNTKLQMIQALSAQTNMTTEWSKLCLEENNWDYQRAEFAFAELHKQNRIPPGAFVTN; encoded by the exons ATGCCTAAAAACTTTCGAAATGGCAACACCCGTGGCCGTGGTGGCCGCTACAATGGGGGCGATCGATTTTACGATG ccGCGGAAATAGTAAATCGAGGACATGACGATCGAACGGAACGTGGTGGCGATTGGAACGATCGGAACGATCGGAATAGGAACGACCGTAACATGACCAATGTGCAGCGGCGCGTTAGCTTCAAACCTTTCAACGGGGGTCGGGGCAAGGGTCGCATCACCGAGAACCAGATGCGCGCACACTTCAACGAGGAAGACGAAGCCATGAGCGGTGATACCTTCGACAGTGGCAACATGCATGGACGTCCAAACAATCGGTTCATCAATCGGCAAAGACGCAGCGGATCACCGATTCCGCGCGGTGTATCGAATGGGGGAAATTTGTcgaaaaagcttttcaaacaGACGAACTCGTACTGGTACGAGGTGAAGATACCGTACGGCCATAAGTACGAGAAGGATTTCATCCTTCGATCGATCCAACAGCAGCTCAGCCCGATGGTGTTCATTCCGCTGTATTACAAAACAACCGAGTTTGCTGCATCGTTCTTCGTGGAGGGTTTCCAAGTGGCCTCAGCCATCCTACAGGCCAGCCGTACCATCGAATGTCCCGATGGTCGACGCTTAACGTTGAATGTGCGCAGTAGTCAACCGCCCGTTCAGATGAACGAACAGCTGAAGAGCCGCATGAAACAGGCAATGGTAAAACGCTACAACCCGCACACGAAGGCCTTGGATTTGCAAAGGTTCCACGCCGATCCCGACCTCAGCGATATCTTCTGTGCGCTGGCTCGGGCGCAAATTATGCTCACGGCTATTGACATTATCGCGGAACACATTCCAGAGCTGCAGGCACTAAACCTGAACGACAACAGGCTGTACATGCTGGAGCACATGAAGTCGATGGCCAACAAGTTGCctcatttgaaaattcttcattTGGCTAAAAATCGG ATACCGTACCTTAGCACGCTGGACAGCTTGAAGAATCTGAAACTGGTGGAGCTAAATCTGGAGGATAATCCGCTACGTAAACAGTACGACGATAATACGGCTTACATCAG TGAAGTGCGTAAACGCTTTCCCAAAGTTTTAAAGCTG GATAATATTGACCTGCCGCCACCGATCAGCTTCGACATTCCGGAAGACGATATGAAACTTCCGGATGCCAAGGCGTCGTTCCTATGCGATGCCGGTGGATCCGATATTGTTCGGCAATTTCTGGAACAATATTTCGCTATCTACGATTCCGATAACAGGCAGCCGCTGCTCGAAGCGTACCACGAGCATGCCATGTTTTCGCACACCGTCAACTCATTTAATCAACAAAA GATGAGTGTGTACTTGAGCGGAACTCGTAATATAAAGCATAAAACGGATCTAGATTCACGTTGTCGTTTACTGAAGCAAGGAAGATTGCCGGTGGTAACACACCTATCGTCACTACCACTAACCAAACACGATCTGATGACCTTCGCCGTCGACCTTACTCTCTTCACG CCCCACATGCTGCAATTGACGGTAAACGGCGTGTTCAAGGAACGCAAAGCAAACGGTAACGCTGAACTAATGCGATCATTTCAACGCACGTTCGTCATAGTACCGTCGAACGGTGGCTTTTGCATACGGAACGAGATGCTGCATATTAGCGTCGCTACTCGCCTTCAAGAGGATAAGTGTTTCAAGCCGGTGAACAGTCCGGTCATGACGCAGCCCATTACACCTGCACCGACCGTCAGCACGATAGCTGCACCCTCAATGGTACCGGACGATAATACGAAGCTGCAGATGATACAGGCACTATCCGCACAGACCAACATGACCACCGAATGGAGTAAGCTGTGCCTGGAGGAGAACAACTGGGACTATCAGCGAGCCGAGTTTGCTTTCGCCGAGTTGCACAAGCAGAATCGAATACCGCCGGGAGCGTTCGTCACGAATTGA
- the LOC126558244 gene encoding isocitrate dehydrogenase [NAD] subunit gamma, mitochondrial isoform X2: MALRLFRLSQDVVTPLIKRNCTVSAFELQHKNPVQRKVEQIPKAQYGGRHTVTMLPGGGIGPELMSYVREVFRFAGVPVDFEIVDIDPASEGNDDLEYAITSIKRNGVAIKGNIETKSEATGILSRNVALRNELDLFVNVLHCKSFNAIPAHHQNVDVVIVRQNTEGEYAMLEHESVRGVVESMKVVTVENAARVARFAFEFAKNNNRKKVTTIHKANIMKLADGLFLKVARDIAKEYPDIQHNDMIIDNCCMQLVSNPHQFDVMNTTNLYGSITSNVLCGLVGGAGLFSGRNYGDHYAVFEPGTRNTGTAIAGKNVANPVAMLNAAVDMLYHLGHRYHADCISDALHKTIDIDGIHTPDLGGNNTSTDIVQNVLKHLAEKRTYWYPAYAYM; this comes from the exons ATGGCGCTCCGATTGTTCCGTTTGAGCCAAGATGTTGTCACGCCGCTGATCAAACGG AACTGTACCGTTTCGGCGTTTGAGCTCCAGCACAAGAATCCCGTCCAGCGGAAGGTGGAACAAATCCCGAAAGCACAGTATGGTGGGCGCCATACGGTGACGATGCTGCCGGGCGGTGGAATCGGTCCCGAGCTGATGAGCTACGTCCGGGAGGTGTTTCGGTTTGCCGGTGTACCGGTGGACTTTGAAATCGTAGACATCGATCCAGCCAGCGAGGGAAACGATGATCTCGAGTACGCCATCACGTCCATTAAGCGTAACGGTGTTGCCATCAAGGGTAACATTGAGACCAAATCGGAAGCTACCGGCATTCTGTCCCGTAATGTTGCACTTCGCAACGAGCTGGATTTGTTTGTCAACGTGCTGCACTGCAAATCGTTCAATGCGATTCCGGCCCACCACCAGAACGTGGACGTTGTGATCGTGCGACAGAACACGGAGGGTGAATATGCCATGCTGGAGCACGAGAGTGTGCGGGGTGTGGTGGAGAGCATGAAGGTGGTTACGGTCGAGAATGCGGCCCGTGTCGCACGGTTTGCGTTCGAGTTTGCCAAGAACAACAACCGCAAGAAGGTGACTACCATCCACAAGGCGAACATCATGAAGTTGGCCGACGGCCTGTTCCTCAAGGTTGCACGTGACATTGCCAAAGAGTATCCGGACATTCAGCACAATGACATGATTATTGATAACTGCTGCATGCAGCTGGTGTCGAATCCGCATCAGTTCGACGTGATGAACACCACTAATCTGTACGGTAGTATTACATCGAACGTGCTGTGCGGTTTGGTTGGTGGTGCCGGGCTATTCTCCGGACGCAACTATGGCGATCAC TATGCCGTGTTTGAACCCGGCACCCGAAACACCGGTACGGCAATCGCTGGTAAGAATGTAGCCAATCCCGTGGCCATGCTTAATGCGGCGGTAGATATGTTGTACCATTTGGGACATCGCTACCATGCGGATTGCATCTCCGATGCCCTTCACAAAACGATTGATATTGATGGAATTCACACGCCGG ATCTTGGCGGTAACAATACGAGCACCGATATCGTCCAGAACGTTCTGAAGCATCTAGCCGAGAAAAGAACGTACTG GTACCCGGCGTATGCGTATATGTGA
- the LOC126558244 gene encoding isocitrate dehydrogenase [NAD] subunit gamma, mitochondrial isoform X4, with product MALRLFRLSQDVVTPLIKRNCTVSAFELQHKNPVQRKVEQIPKAQYGGRHTVTMLPGGGIGPELMSYVREVFRFAGVPVDFEIVDIDPASEGNDDLEYAITSIKRNGVAIKGNIETKSEATGILSRNVALRNELDLFVNVLHCKSFNAIPAHHQNVDVVIVRQNTEGEYAMLEHESVRGVVESMKVVTVENAARVARFAFEFAKNNNRKKVTTIHKANIMKLADGLFLKVARDIAKEYPDIQHNDMIIDNCCMQLVSNPHQFDVMNTTNLYGSITSNVLCGLVGGAGLFSGRNYGDHYAVFEPGTRNTGTAIAGKNVANPVAMLNAAVDMLYHLGHRYHADCISDALHKTIDIDGIHTPDLGGNNTSTDIVQNVLKHLAEKRTYW from the exons ATGGCGCTCCGATTGTTCCGTTTGAGCCAAGATGTTGTCACGCCGCTGATCAAACGG AACTGTACCGTTTCGGCGTTTGAGCTCCAGCACAAGAATCCCGTCCAGCGGAAGGTGGAACAAATCCCGAAAGCACAGTATGGTGGGCGCCATACGGTGACGATGCTGCCGGGCGGTGGAATCGGTCCCGAGCTGATGAGCTACGTCCGGGAGGTGTTTCGGTTTGCCGGTGTACCGGTGGACTTTGAAATCGTAGACATCGATCCAGCCAGCGAGGGAAACGATGATCTCGAGTACGCCATCACGTCCATTAAGCGTAACGGTGTTGCCATCAAGGGTAACATTGAGACCAAATCGGAAGCTACCGGCATTCTGTCCCGTAATGTTGCACTTCGCAACGAGCTGGATTTGTTTGTCAACGTGCTGCACTGCAAATCGTTCAATGCGATTCCGGCCCACCACCAGAACGTGGACGTTGTGATCGTGCGACAGAACACGGAGGGTGAATATGCCATGCTGGAGCACGAGAGTGTGCGGGGTGTGGTGGAGAGCATGAAGGTGGTTACGGTCGAGAATGCGGCCCGTGTCGCACGGTTTGCGTTCGAGTTTGCCAAGAACAACAACCGCAAGAAGGTGACTACCATCCACAAGGCGAACATCATGAAGTTGGCCGACGGCCTGTTCCTCAAGGTTGCACGTGACATTGCCAAAGAGTATCCGGACATTCAGCACAATGACATGATTATTGATAACTGCTGCATGCAGCTGGTGTCGAATCCGCATCAGTTCGACGTGATGAACACCACTAATCTGTACGGTAGTATTACATCGAACGTGCTGTGCGGTTTGGTTGGTGGTGCCGGGCTATTCTCCGGACGCAACTATGGCGATCAC TATGCCGTGTTTGAACCCGGCACCCGAAACACCGGTACGGCAATCGCTGGTAAGAATGTAGCCAATCCCGTGGCCATGCTTAATGCGGCGGTAGATATGTTGTACCATTTGGGACATCGCTACCATGCGGATTGCATCTCCGATGCCCTTCACAAAACGATTGATATTGATGGAATTCACACGCCGG ATCTTGGCGGTAACAATACGAGCACCGATATCGTCCAGAACGTTCTGAAGCATCTAGCCGAGAAAAGAACGTACTGGTAA
- the LOC126558244 gene encoding isocitrate dehydrogenase [NAD] subunit gamma, mitochondrial isoform X5 — protein sequence MALRLFRLSQDVVTPLIKRNCTVSAFELQHKNPVQRKVEQIPKAQYGGRHTVTMLPGGGIGPELMSYVREVFRFAGVPVDFEIVDIDPASEGNDDLEYAITSIKRNGVAIKGNIETKSEATGILSRNVALRNELDLFVNVLHCKSFNAIPAHHQNVDVVIVRQNTEGEYAMLEHESVRGVVESMKVVTVENAARVARFAFEFAKNNNRKKVTTIHKANIMKLADGLFLKVARDIAKEYPDIQHNDMIIDNCCMQLVSNPHQFDVMNTTNLYGSITSNVLCGLVGGAGLFSGRNYGDHYAVFEPGTRNTGTAIAGKNVANPVAMLNAAVDMLYHLGHRYHADCISDALHKTIDIDGIHTPDLGGNNTSTDIVQNVLKHLAEKRTY from the exons ATGGCGCTCCGATTGTTCCGTTTGAGCCAAGATGTTGTCACGCCGCTGATCAAACGG AACTGTACCGTTTCGGCGTTTGAGCTCCAGCACAAGAATCCCGTCCAGCGGAAGGTGGAACAAATCCCGAAAGCACAGTATGGTGGGCGCCATACGGTGACGATGCTGCCGGGCGGTGGAATCGGTCCCGAGCTGATGAGCTACGTCCGGGAGGTGTTTCGGTTTGCCGGTGTACCGGTGGACTTTGAAATCGTAGACATCGATCCAGCCAGCGAGGGAAACGATGATCTCGAGTACGCCATCACGTCCATTAAGCGTAACGGTGTTGCCATCAAGGGTAACATTGAGACCAAATCGGAAGCTACCGGCATTCTGTCCCGTAATGTTGCACTTCGCAACGAGCTGGATTTGTTTGTCAACGTGCTGCACTGCAAATCGTTCAATGCGATTCCGGCCCACCACCAGAACGTGGACGTTGTGATCGTGCGACAGAACACGGAGGGTGAATATGCCATGCTGGAGCACGAGAGTGTGCGGGGTGTGGTGGAGAGCATGAAGGTGGTTACGGTCGAGAATGCGGCCCGTGTCGCACGGTTTGCGTTCGAGTTTGCCAAGAACAACAACCGCAAGAAGGTGACTACCATCCACAAGGCGAACATCATGAAGTTGGCCGACGGCCTGTTCCTCAAGGTTGCACGTGACATTGCCAAAGAGTATCCGGACATTCAGCACAATGACATGATTATTGATAACTGCTGCATGCAGCTGGTGTCGAATCCGCATCAGTTCGACGTGATGAACACCACTAATCTGTACGGTAGTATTACATCGAACGTGCTGTGCGGTTTGGTTGGTGGTGCCGGGCTATTCTCCGGACGCAACTATGGCGATCAC TATGCCGTGTTTGAACCCGGCACCCGAAACACCGGTACGGCAATCGCTGGTAAGAATGTAGCCAATCCCGTGGCCATGCTTAATGCGGCGGTAGATATGTTGTACCATTTGGGACATCGCTACCATGCGGATTGCATCTCCGATGCCCTTCACAAAACGATTGATATTGATGGAATTCACACGCCGG ATCTTGGCGGTAACAATACGAGCACCGATATCGTCCAGAACGTTCTGAAGCATCTAGCCGAGAAAAGAACGTACTG
- the LOC126558244 gene encoding isocitrate dehydrogenase [NAD] subunit gamma, mitochondrial isoform X1 codes for MALRLFRLSQDVVTPLIKRNCTVSAFELQHKNPVQRKVEQIPKAQYGGRHTVTMLPGGGIGPELMSYVREVFRFAGVPVDFEIVDIDPASEGNDDLEYAITSIKRNGVAIKGNIETKSEATGILSRNVALRNELDLFVNVLHCKSFNAIPAHHQNVDVVIVRQNTEGEYAMLEHESVRGVVESMKVVTVENAARVARFAFEFAKNNNRKKVTTIHKANIMKLADGLFLKVARDIAKEYPDIQHNDMIIDNCCMQLVSNPHQFDVMNTTNLYGSITSNVLCGLVGGAGLFSGRNYGDHYAVFEPGTRNTGTAIAGKNVANPVAMLNAAVDMLYHLGHRYHADCISDALHKTIDIDGIHTPDLGGNNTSTDIVQNVLKHLAEKRTYWQHGLLYNI; via the exons ATGGCGCTCCGATTGTTCCGTTTGAGCCAAGATGTTGTCACGCCGCTGATCAAACGG AACTGTACCGTTTCGGCGTTTGAGCTCCAGCACAAGAATCCCGTCCAGCGGAAGGTGGAACAAATCCCGAAAGCACAGTATGGTGGGCGCCATACGGTGACGATGCTGCCGGGCGGTGGAATCGGTCCCGAGCTGATGAGCTACGTCCGGGAGGTGTTTCGGTTTGCCGGTGTACCGGTGGACTTTGAAATCGTAGACATCGATCCAGCCAGCGAGGGAAACGATGATCTCGAGTACGCCATCACGTCCATTAAGCGTAACGGTGTTGCCATCAAGGGTAACATTGAGACCAAATCGGAAGCTACCGGCATTCTGTCCCGTAATGTTGCACTTCGCAACGAGCTGGATTTGTTTGTCAACGTGCTGCACTGCAAATCGTTCAATGCGATTCCGGCCCACCACCAGAACGTGGACGTTGTGATCGTGCGACAGAACACGGAGGGTGAATATGCCATGCTGGAGCACGAGAGTGTGCGGGGTGTGGTGGAGAGCATGAAGGTGGTTACGGTCGAGAATGCGGCCCGTGTCGCACGGTTTGCGTTCGAGTTTGCCAAGAACAACAACCGCAAGAAGGTGACTACCATCCACAAGGCGAACATCATGAAGTTGGCCGACGGCCTGTTCCTCAAGGTTGCACGTGACATTGCCAAAGAGTATCCGGACATTCAGCACAATGACATGATTATTGATAACTGCTGCATGCAGCTGGTGTCGAATCCGCATCAGTTCGACGTGATGAACACCACTAATCTGTACGGTAGTATTACATCGAACGTGCTGTGCGGTTTGGTTGGTGGTGCCGGGCTATTCTCCGGACGCAACTATGGCGATCAC TATGCCGTGTTTGAACCCGGCACCCGAAACACCGGTACGGCAATCGCTGGTAAGAATGTAGCCAATCCCGTGGCCATGCTTAATGCGGCGGTAGATATGTTGTACCATTTGGGACATCGCTACCATGCGGATTGCATCTCCGATGCCCTTCACAAAACGATTGATATTGATGGAATTCACACGCCGG ATCTTGGCGGTAACAATACGAGCACCGATATCGTCCAGAACGTTCTGAAGCATCTAGCCGAGAAAAGAACGTACTG GCAACATGGATTATTGTACAATATTTAA
- the LOC126558244 gene encoding isocitrate dehydrogenase [NAD] subunit gamma, mitochondrial isoform X3, which yields MALRLFRLSQDVVTPLIKRNCTVSAFELQHKNPVQRKVEQIPKAQYGGRHTVTMLPGGGIGPELMSYVREVFRFAGVPVDFEIVDIDPASEGNDDLEYAITSIKRNGVAIKGNIETKSEATGILSRNVALRNELDLFVNVLHCKSFNAIPAHHQNVDVVIVRQNTEGEYAMLEHESVRGVVESMKVVTVENAARVARFAFEFAKNNNRKKVTTIHKANIMKLADGLFLKVARDIAKEYPDIQHNDMIIDNCCMQLVSNPHQFDVMNTTNLYGSITSNVLCGLVGGAGLFSGRNYGDHYAVFEPGTRNTGTAIAGKNVANPVAMLNAAVDMLYHLGHRYHADCISDALHKTIDIDGIHTPDLGGNNTSTDIVQNVLKHLAEKRTYWSVMKEN from the exons ATGGCGCTCCGATTGTTCCGTTTGAGCCAAGATGTTGTCACGCCGCTGATCAAACGG AACTGTACCGTTTCGGCGTTTGAGCTCCAGCACAAGAATCCCGTCCAGCGGAAGGTGGAACAAATCCCGAAAGCACAGTATGGTGGGCGCCATACGGTGACGATGCTGCCGGGCGGTGGAATCGGTCCCGAGCTGATGAGCTACGTCCGGGAGGTGTTTCGGTTTGCCGGTGTACCGGTGGACTTTGAAATCGTAGACATCGATCCAGCCAGCGAGGGAAACGATGATCTCGAGTACGCCATCACGTCCATTAAGCGTAACGGTGTTGCCATCAAGGGTAACATTGAGACCAAATCGGAAGCTACCGGCATTCTGTCCCGTAATGTTGCACTTCGCAACGAGCTGGATTTGTTTGTCAACGTGCTGCACTGCAAATCGTTCAATGCGATTCCGGCCCACCACCAGAACGTGGACGTTGTGATCGTGCGACAGAACACGGAGGGTGAATATGCCATGCTGGAGCACGAGAGTGTGCGGGGTGTGGTGGAGAGCATGAAGGTGGTTACGGTCGAGAATGCGGCCCGTGTCGCACGGTTTGCGTTCGAGTTTGCCAAGAACAACAACCGCAAGAAGGTGACTACCATCCACAAGGCGAACATCATGAAGTTGGCCGACGGCCTGTTCCTCAAGGTTGCACGTGACATTGCCAAAGAGTATCCGGACATTCAGCACAATGACATGATTATTGATAACTGCTGCATGCAGCTGGTGTCGAATCCGCATCAGTTCGACGTGATGAACACCACTAATCTGTACGGTAGTATTACATCGAACGTGCTGTGCGGTTTGGTTGGTGGTGCCGGGCTATTCTCCGGACGCAACTATGGCGATCAC TATGCCGTGTTTGAACCCGGCACCCGAAACACCGGTACGGCAATCGCTGGTAAGAATGTAGCCAATCCCGTGGCCATGCTTAATGCGGCGGTAGATATGTTGTACCATTTGGGACATCGCTACCATGCGGATTGCATCTCCGATGCCCTTCACAAAACGATTGATATTGATGGAATTCACACGCCGG ATCTTGGCGGTAACAATACGAGCACCGATATCGTCCAGAACGTTCTGAAGCATCTAGCCGAGAAAAGAACGTACTG GAGTGTTATGAAGGAAAATTGA